The Polynucleobacter sp. VK25 genome segment GATGCCGCCAGTGTCAAAAGTAATGCCCTTACCAACCAAGACAATTGGAGCCTCCCCTGCTTTGCCGCCCTGATGCTTCATCACAATAAATTGCGGTGGCGTCACAGCTCCCTTGGCAACGGATAAGAATGAACCCATACCCAAAGCCTCGATCTGCTTCAGACCGAGTACCTCAACCTTGAGGCTAGTCTTTTTGCTTAAGCCCTGAGCGGCCTTACCTAAATAGGTTGGGGTGCAGATGTTTGGTGGCAAATTACCCAGGTCTTTTGCTAAATTCATACCTTCAACCATAGATACGCCCTGCTCTACGGCTGCTTTCAATTCTTTGGCGCAAGCATCATTGCCAGCGAAAACTAAATTCTTAAAAGCGTCTGCTTTATCTTTGGCTTTAAATTTCATAGCCGGCTGACGCACACCAAAGCGGTAAGCTTGATCGCCAGCATATTGAACCGTTAAACGCACTTCTTCTGCTATGAAGTCAGCCTTGTGAGCTAGCGCAAAACTTGGCGTGAACCAAAGGGCGCTTTCAACTGACCCACCACTGAGTGCTTTTAATGCTGCACGAGCTACTTTGGAATAGGTTGTCAAACTACGCTCACTGGCGAGGTGAACATCACCCAAACTCACCAGCAATATTCTTTTTGCTTTGACGCCATTGGTAGACCAAGATTTTTCAGCTCGCAACATGCAAACAGCCGCTTGATTAGCGTCTAAATCTCCAACCGTATCGGCATGAGTAACTGAGCCTCCAAGCATCAGATCCAGCTCTGGCAAGAACCCCACTTTTGCTTTTGCACCTTTTGCACCGGTAAAGCTATCTATATCTGCCTTTGAATAGGCCAGCACCAAACAGTCAGTGGCCTGACTAAGCAAGGTTTTGAGGCTAGATTTCTGGAGTTTTGGACTCTGCAGGTCGGCTTGAGGGAAAATCTTGGTGCTAAATTGAATTGTCATAATCTATTACGGTGTTTTGGTCGATTCAAAAGGGAGGTAATTGCTAATTTGGGACGTTTATCCATTATCCTCCGACATGAGATGAACTTCCCTTATCACTAGCAATATAAGCCATTTATAGCCTCCATCCACTATCAACTAACCTCGTAAATCCAGACCCCTATTTCTCATGATTTTTAAACAGGCCCTTCGCCGTGAACTCAGTTTTACAACTGGCGGGGTCTTTTTGGTCTTAGTCACCATTATGGTGACTACCTTGGTGATCCGGATTTTGGGCTTTGCCGCTAATGGCGCAGTCAATCCAGAAGATGCGCTCGTATTAATTGCCCTGGCTACCTTGGGATATCTCGCCGTTCTTTTAACGGTCTCTTTATTTGTTGCAACGCTGATAGTTTTAGTTCGCTGGTACAAAGATTCAGAGATGATCGTTTGGTTTGCTAGCGGCTTAAGCGTGACAAATCTCATTCGCCCTATTCTGCAATTTGCTACGCCTCTCATTATTGTGATTGCCTTGCTTGCCCTTTTTGTTTGGCCATGGGCAAATCGTGAGTCCACTTTAATTAGTCAGCGCTTTCAACAACGCGATGACGTATCGATGGTGAGCTCTGGACAATTTAAAGAATCCGCAAAAGCAGAACGCGTCTTTTTTATTGAAGAGCTCGATGTTGATAAAAGTGAAGTTAAAAATATCTTTGTTGCCGACTCCAAGAATGGTCGCTTAAGCATTGCCGTTTCATCAAGTGGCTATATCCAAAACTCTGCAGGTGGCGAGAAATCGATCGTGCTGCATAACGGCAGACGCTATGAGGGGCAACCTACTCAGCCCGATTTTAGGATTCTCGAATTCGATGAATACAGCACCAAGATCCGCAGTAAAGAGACCTTAGCGCCAGCGCCACGCGATCGCGAGAAGACAATCACCGAGCTTATAAACGAGCCTAATCCGGCATTCACCAATCCCAATCGCGCAGAATTGCTGTGGCGTATTGGTCTACCGCTGATGGCGCTTGGTCTGGTACTGATTGCCATTCCCCTTGCTTACGTAAATCCGCGCCTAGGTAATTACACAGCGATGTTCTATGCGGTCTTGATTTATTTGATTTACAGCAACTTACTAAATCTCACGCAGAATTTTGTATCACAAGGCAAGGTCAGCGTGTTTGTTGCCATCTGGCCGATTCATTTGCTTGCTCTCTTGATTGCTACAGCCTTAATTCGCAATCGTATTAATCCTTCGCTGAAGTGGTGGCTTCGTCAATTACCCGCTTCAATGGTTAAGAAATGAAATTACTCTTTCCTTTCATTTATGAGCGCTATCTAGCCAAGCAGATCTATGCTGCTTTTGGTTTTATCTTATTTGCTTTAGTTGCACTCTTCTTATTCTTTGATATCTTGAGTGAACTTGGCTCTGTCCAAGGTGCCTACACACTTCCCTTGGCGCTACTGCACGTTCTTTTAAAAGCACCTAGCCGCATCTCCGAGATTATTCCAATTGCAGGCTTAATTGGCAGCATCTATGTATTTGCCATGCTAGCTAGCCAGTCTGAATTCACGATTTTGCGTATCGCCGGACTGGACGTTAAGCGCGGCCTAATTACCCTAACCAAAATCTCTTTGCCTTTGATTGCACTAACCCTCATCATGAGCGAATGGGTTGGCCCTTACACCGAGGCCAAGTCCGATCAGATCCGCATGAAAGCCATGGGTTCTGCCTACTCTTCTCAGTTTAGAACGGGTGTTTGGGTAAAAGATCGTTTGCGTGATGAAGATGGCAGTGGTCCAGTTCGCCCCGGCGTACGCTATGTCAACGTTGGCAAGGTCGACAAAGATAATGAAATTCGCAATATCCGTATGTATGAGTTTGACGACACATACCACCTCCTCTCGATTCGGAGCGCAGCCTCTGGGCACTTTGATGAAACAGGTGTCTGGGTTTTAAATGATGTGACAGAAACTCGCTTTAAAGAAACCAAGCAGTCCGATCCATTGAATCCTGTTTTTTCTGCGCAAACTTTTACGCATCCTATTGTGTCCTTGGAGTCTGAGGTCACCCCACAAATTTTGAGCGTACTGTTAATTAGTCCTGAAAAAATGTCGATCGTGAGTTTAGGTCGCTTTATTTCACATCTACGTGATAACAAACAGGATGCTCAGCGCCACTCAATCGCTTTCTGGAAAAAAGTGGTTTACCCATTCACTATTTTTGTGATGCTCACACTAGCCCTACCTTTCGCCTATTTGAAGGTTCGAGCCGGTAGTGTTGGCATTAAGGTATTCGGCGGCATCATGCTGGGGATGAGCTTCCAGCTCTTTAACTCTCTGTTCTCGAATGTGGGGCTCCTGGGTTCTTGGCCAGCACTCCTCACAGCCCTCACCCCGCCACTGCTGTACTTCCTATTGGCGATCCTTGGACTGCGTTGGGTTTCCAAGGCTTAATACCCAAAAATCATTTAGAATTTGATTCCTATATCTTTGTAGATATATAGATAGGAATCCTCATGAATCTTCATCAATTCCGTTTTGTACGGGAAGCTGTTAGACAGAACTTCAACTTAACGACCGCTGCAAAGGCGCTCTTTACCTCCCAGCCTGGTGTATCTAAGGCGATCATTGAGTTGGAAGATGAGCTGGGCGTAGAGATCTTTCGTCGTCATGGCAAACGCATTCGCTCTCTGACCGAGCCTGGCAAACGCATTTTGAGTTCGATTGAGCGCATTCTTGATGAAGTAGAAACACTCAAAAGAGTAGGCAAAGATTTTGCCAGCCAAGACCAAGGTAGCTTTGTGATTGCGACTACGCATACACAAGCGCGCTATGCACTTCCGAAAGTGCTTACTGAATTTACAAAACGCTTTCCAAAAGTGAAGGTCAGCATTCAGCAAGGAAGTCCAGGCCAAATTGCTGAGTTACTCACACACGATCGCGCTGATATTGCGATTGCAACTGAGGGTATTGCTAATACCCCTGGCGTCCTGGCGCTACCTGGCTATCAATGGCAACACGTGCTCATGGTGCCGTTGAGTCACCCGCTCCTCAACCAAGCAACGCTTACGCTTGAAGAGATTGCCAAGTACCCCATCATTACCTATGACAAAGCCTTCGCAGGTCGAAGCAAGATTGATGCTGCCTTTGCACAAAGAAACATCACACCCGATATTATTTTGGAAGCGATTGATGCCGACGTCATTAAGACCTATGTAGAAACAGGTATGGGCATTGGTATTGTTGCTGGTCATGCTTACGATCCGGACAGAGATCGCAATCTCAAAGTGATCCCTGCGGGACATCTGTTTGGCAACAACGTGACCCATCTCGGCGTTAAGCAAGGCGCTTACCTCAGATCCTTTGTTTACACCTTCATTGAGCTCTTCTCACCCACACTCACGAAGAAGATTGTTGAGCAAGCCATGAATAACGAGTCAGAGACTTACGAAATCTAGTCCGATCAAGAATTACTCTGGGAATACTCAAAGACAGAACAGTCTTTGAGTGGTGCCTCGGGGCGGACTCGAACCGCCACGCCTTGCGGCACCGGATTTTGAGTCCGGCACGTCTACCAATTCCATCACCGAGGCAGGTGTTTGCAGTGGAAATTCTGCTTACTTTGCTACTTTGTTACTGCTAAGACATGAGAGTGTAACAAAAAATGGTCAGATACCCCCTACCTCGGGTCTAGAACCCCTTAAAATGAGGTCTTCTAGCCAAATTATTAAAAGGACTTACCCGTATGGCCGGCCATTCGAAATGGGCCAATATTCAACACCGCAAAGGTCGTCAGGACGAAAAACGCGGCAAGATTTGGACCAAACTCATTAAAGAAATTACCGTAGCCGCCAAATTAGGTGGTGGCGATATCGCTACAAACCCACGTTTACGCCTGGCTATTGATAAAGCCAAAGATTCCAACATGCCAAACGACAACGTACAAAGAGCGATTCAACGCGGCACTGGCTCGCTTGAAGGCGTGAACTACGAAGAGATTCGTTACGAAGGTTATGGCATTAATGGCGCGGCCATCATTGTGGATTGCTTAACCGATAACCGCACTCGTACTGTCGCAGAAGTTCGCCATGCTTTTAATAAAAATGGCGGCAATATGGGTACAGAAGGTTCTGTTGCTTTCTTGTTCAAGCATTGTGGACAGATGTTGTTTGCCCCAGGCACCAGCGAAGACCAGTTGATGGAAGTTGCTTTAGATGCTGGTGCTGAAGATGTTATTACGCATGATGATGGATCTTTAGAAGTGCTCTCTCCTGTTCCTGATTTTTCTAAAGTGCAAGACGCCATTGGCAAGGCTGGTCTTAAGCCTGAACTGGCAACCGTTGCTATGCGTCCTGAGACAGAAATTGCCTTAGAGGGTGATCAAGCCGAAAGCATGCAGAAGTTATTAGATGCACTCGAGAACTTAGATGACGTTCAAGAAGTATTTACGAACGCCGCACTTTAATTACCTCATTTAAATATTAGATAGCTTGTTATGAAAATTCTACTAATCGGATCTGGCGGACGTGAACATGCGTTGGCCTGGAAGTTAGCCCAATCCCCCCAGGTACAAAAGGTATATGTTGCGCCAGGTAACGGTGGTACAGCTACCGCCAAGCAAACTGATGCAGGCATCGAGAATTTACCGATCACGGGACTGCAAGAGCTTGCTGACTTCGCCAAGCGCGAGAAGATTCATTTAACGGTTGTGGGACCAGAGGCTCCCCTTGCTGCTGGCATCGTCGATGTGTTCCGCAATAATGGCTTACGTATTTTTGGCCCAACGCAATTGGCTGCGCAACTAGAATCTTCTAAAGACTTTTCTAAAGCCTTTATGAAACGCCACGGCATTCCAACGGCGGATTACCAAACCTTCTCTAACGCATTAGAGGCGCACGCTTATATCGATGCAAAAGGCGCGCCAATTGTGATTAAGGCTGATGGTCTAGCCGCCGGCAAGGGTGTCGTAGTAGCTATGAGCCTGGAAGAGGCGCATGCTGCTGTTGACATGATGTTGGCAGACAACAAACTTGGTAATGTAGGCGCCCGAGTAGTCATAGAAGAATTTCTGACTGGTGAAGAAGCAAGTTTTATTGTTTTGGTCGATGGTAAAAATGTTTTGGCTTTAGCAACTAGCCAAGATCACAAACGTTTGCTCGATGCTGACCAAGGACCAAATACCGGCGGTATGGGTGCTTACTCCCCTGCTCCCGTGGTTACCCCAGAAATTCATGCACGTGCATTACGCGAAGTCATCATGCCAACCGTCAAGGGCATGCAAGCCGATGGCATTCCTTACACTGGTTTCTTATATGCAGGCTTGATGATTGCCCCAGATGGCAAGATCAAGACTTTGGAATTCAACTGCCGCATGGGTGACCCAGAAACCCAACCGATCATGGCCCGCTTGCGCAGCGATCTTGTCAATGCACTCGATCACGCGGTGGATGGCACTCTCAATGAAGTGGAATTGGAATGGGATCGCCGCACCGCGCTCGGCGTTGTGCTTGCTGCCCACAACTATCCTGATACTCCTCGTGCTGGTGATGTCATTACCGGCATCCCTGCTGACACTGAAGATCAAATCACCTTCCATGCGGGCACTAAATTGCAAGATGGCAAGGTAGTCACTTCTGGTGGTCGCGTTATGTGTGTTGTTGGACTTGCGGACACCGTTCGTGGGGCCCAGCAAAAAGCATATGAAGCAATCAATCACATCAAATTTGACGGAATGCAATATCGCAAAGATATTGGCTACCGCGCCATTAAATAAATTTATTTAAGTTAGATCAATCTTGTCAGATCAACATACCCAAATCGATATCGACGCCTTAAAGGAATATTTTTTAGGCCTGCAAGATCGCATTACCAGCGCCATGAGTACATTGGATGGCAAGGTCTTTGTTGCTGACGAGTGGCATAAACCTGAAGACAGCAAACTCAAGGGCTATGGTCGTACCTGTATTTTGGACGGCGGCAATATTCTTGAGAAAGGTGGCGTGGGGTTCTCGCACGTGCGAGGCGATCAAATGCCACCCTCAGCGTCGCATCATCGCCCAGAAATTGCAGGTCGTAGCTTTGAGGCAATGGGCGTCTCTTTGGTATTCCATCCAAATAATCCCAAAGTACCAACTACGCATATGAATGTGCGCTGCTTCATTGCCCAATCCCCAGGTAAAGAGCCGGTATGGTGGTTTGGTGGTGGCTTTGACCTCACTCCCTACTATGGCGTTGATGAAGACTGCAAACACTTTCATCAAACAGCTAAAGATGCGCTAGACCCGTTTGGGGAAGAGCTCTATCCTCGCTTTAAAAAGTGGTGTGATGAATACTTCTACCTAAAGCACCGCGAAGAACCACGCGGCATTGGTGGCGTTTTCTTTGATGACTTTAATGAGCTTGGCTTTGAAAAGAGTTTTGCGATGACTCGTGCAGTTGGCGATGCATTTATTAACGCTTACCTCCCAATCGTGAAACGTCGCTATCAAGACAGCTTTACGCCAGAAGAGAAGTCCTTCCAAGAATATCGTCGTGGTCGTTATGTGGAATACAACCTCATCTTTGATAGAGGGACCATCTTTGGTTTGCACTCAGGTGGTCGCACCGAATCCATCCTAATGTCGATGCCACCAGTGGTTCAGTGGTGGTACAACTGGCAACCGAAGCCTGGCACACCTGAAGCCAAGCTTTATGACTACTACCTTAAGCCACGCGATTGGCTAGCGTGAGCACTGACCATTGAGCACCATTAAAAAAATTGGCATCCTCGGAGGCACGTTTGATCCTCCCCATGTCGGTCACCTAAGATTGGCAACCCACTTTGCCAAAGTGTTGCACTTAGATGCCCTACTACTTATCCCTAGCGGTGAGCCATGGCAAAAGGGTACTGGCATCACTCCAGCGGAAACACGCCTGCAACTAACTGAGGCTGCTGGTATCGATTTAGCACGCGCATTTTTATATCTTAAGATTGCTACTCAAGTAGGCATTGATCGCATAGAGATTGATCGCGCCGGTCCAAGTTACGCCATTGACACTGTTAGGGTATTGCGTGAACGCTATGGTGCAGACGCTAGCCTGACCTGGTTAATGGGGGCTGATTCCTTAGTTGCGCTACCCAGCTGGAACTCCTGGGAAAAACTCAGTCATTACGTCAATTTTGCTGTGGCCACTAGACCGCATCATGGTTTAAAGATGGAAATCAGTTCTGAAGTGGGTCAATTTTTGAAAGGCCACCAAACAAGTGATCCTGCCGCCCTTGAAAATCAACCTTCTGGCCTCATATACATCGATGAAGGCTTGAATGTTGACCTATCCTCTACCGAACTAAGAGATCGCCTCAAATCGAGTTCTCGGGGCGCTATCGCTTCTGAGCATATTCCAACCCACACCCTAGAAATCATTACAAATCTGGGCTTGTATCAGTAATCAAGCTAAGATCACCCTAATTAGAAAAAATTATTGTCGAGAAAATATGGACTTACGTAAATTACAACGCGTCGTGATTGATGCCCTAGAAGACGTCAAAGCACAAGATATCCGCGTGTATGACACAAGCAAATTGAGTGAGTTATTTGATCGCGTGATCATTGCTACCGGCTCAAGCAATCGTCAAACCCGCTCTTTAGCGATGTCGGTCAAAGAAGAGGTCAATGCCAAAGGCGGCGAAGTCATTTCCATCGAAGGCTTAGAAACTGGTGAATGGGTATTGGTGGACTGCGGTGATATCGTCGTGCATATTTTGCAACCCATGCTTCGCTCCTATTACCAGCTTGAAGGCATGTGGGGTGCTAAACCTGTGCGCGTGAAATTGGCTGGTAGTAAAGGTCTTGTTAAAGCCAGCGAATCTGAAGACGACGACGAATAACTTCGTCGTTACCTGCATCGATGCGCCTTACTATTGTTTCAGTTGGTCACAAGATGCCCGATTGGGTTGCAACCGCAACCCATGACTACATCAAAAGAATGCCTGCAGATTGCAGCATCGAAATCAAAGAGATCAAACCAGATCTCACGCCAGCCAAGGAAGCTCTCAAAATTGCAGCGGCCATTCCAAAGGGTTCCAGAGTCATTGCTTTGGATGAACGCGGCAAAGACCAAACTACTCAGAATCTAGCCACACAGTTGGCTAGCTGGCGTCAGGAGGGCTTTGATATTACCTTCCTGATCGGTGGCGCAGATGGCTTGGATGCTAGCCTGAAAACTAGCGCACAAGCAATGTGGCGGCTTTCCAGCCTTACCCTTCCCCACGCGATGGCAAGAGTGATGCTGGTAGAACAACTCTATCGAGCCTGGACCATACTCCAAGGCCACCCTTACCATCGTGAGTAATGCCGTGCATTCTTTTATCTACCTGGCTTCGCAAAGCCCCCGTCGCCAAGAGCTCTTAAAGCAAATTGGCGTTCGCTTCGAAATGCTGTTGCCTGCTCCAGGTGAGGATAGCGAGAGTATTGAAATACCGCTCCCCCAAGAAAAAGCGCGCGTCTATGTAGAGCGCGTTACCTTGGCGAAAAGTGCAGCGGCACTTGCTCGTTGGCAAAAAAGTGGTTTACCTTGGGCCCCGATTCTCTGTGCTGATACTACCGTTAGCTTACCCAATAGTCCTGATGGTGAAATTTTGGGTAAACCTGTCGATGCAGCAGATGCGGCACGCATTCTGAGTATGCTGAGTGGCCAAATTCATGAAGTACTTAGTTCAGTTGCGATTACCGTTAGCCCGAACGAAAAACCCATACAACTTGTTCAGGTATCTAAAGTTGAGTTTGCTTCTTTATCTCCAGAACAAATTGCTGCGTATATAGCCAGCGGTGAACCCTTTGGTAAAGCTGGGGCCTACGGCATACAGGGCTTGGGCGGAGCCTTTATACCCTCTATTGCAGGCAGCTATAGCGGTATCATGGGGCTACCTATTTACGAAACACAGCTTTTACTAAATCGCGCCCAAGTCAGCAGCATATGAACGAAGAAATACTGATCAATATCACTCCGCAAGAAACACGCGTTGCTTTAATTCAGCAAGGGGCGGTTCAGGAATTGCAAATTGAACGTACACGCCAACGCGGTATTGTGGGTAATATCTATTTAGCTAAAGTAGCGCGCGTATTGCCAGGTATGCAGTCCGCGTTCATCGAGATTGGTCTAGAGCGCACTGCTTTTATGCACGTTGCCGATATCACTCAAAACAATCCTCAAGCACAAATTGAAAAATTATTGTTTGAAGGTCAAACCCTGCTAGTGCAAGTACTTAAAGACCCTTTAGGTACCAAAGGAGCACGCTTAACAACTCAACTGAGTATTGCTGGCCGTAATTTAGTGTATCTGCCTCCTGCGGGCAGTGATGCTGCCACCGAAAAATACATTGGCGTATCTCAGCGCATCGATCAACCTGAAGAGCGCGAAGCGATTAAGTCTCGTCTTGCTAGCCTCATGGCTGATGATGAAAAAGGCGGCATTATTGTCCGCACTAGCGCCCAAGACGCCTCAGATACCGAACTGCAGCATGACATGCTTTACCTGCGTACGACCTGGGACAACATTCATGCGGCCATGAAACATAAGCCAGCCCCTACCCTCCTCTATCAAGATCTCAGCTTAGCTGAACGGGTATTGCGTGATGTTGCCGGTGAAGAAACTACCCAGATCCGCGTGGATTCTGCTGAGAATTTCGAGAAGCTCAAAGCATTTACCACTGCTTACATGCCCAATCTTTTGGGCAAGCTCACACTCCATCGTGGTGAGCGAGCACTCTTTGATTTGTTTGACGTCGATGCTGAGATCAATAAAGCACTTGGTCGCCGTGTAGATCTAAAGTCTGGCGGCTATCTGATGATCGACCAAACAGAGTCGATGACAACAATTGATGTGAACACCGGTAGTTATGTCGGTGCACGCAATCTCGATGACACTGTTTTCAAAACTAACTTAGAAGCAGCTCAAGCCATTGCTCGCCAACTGCGCTTACGCAATCTTGGTGGAATCATCATTATTGACTTCATTGATATGGCTGGCAAAGACCATCAAGAGTCTGTATTACATGAACTCAAGCGCAATCTAGAGCGTGATCATGCCCGCACCTCAGTAAGCGACTTTTCTGCATTAGGCTTGGTAGAAATGACTCGCAAACGGACGCGTGAGTCACTGGCCCATATCACCTGCGAGCCCTGTGCTATATGCCTTGGCAAGGGTGAGATTAAAACTGCTCAAACGATTTGTTATGAAATTTTGCGAGAGATTGTGCGGGAGCACCGCCAATTCAATCCAAAAGAATTTAGGATTGTGGCTGCACCCGATGTAATTGACCTCTTCTTAGAGGAAGAGAATCAATTCCTCGCCCAGTTAGGCGACTTTATTGGAAAGCCTATCACTCTACAAGCAGAAGGCAGTTTCCGCCAAGAGCAATACGATATTGTTCTTAGTTAATCGCCCTTAATTTCAGTAATTTTATTAAGCGTTTGAGAACTGAATGCGATGCAAATTCGCATACAGTCCATCTTGCTTAATTAAATCTTCATGCGAACCGTTTTCAACGATTTGACCGTGCTCCAAAACGACAATACGGTCTGCATGCTCAATAGTGGATAAGCGATGGGCAATCACTAAAGTAGTTCTTCCAGCCATCAGGCGCTCGAGTGCATCTTGCACCTG includes the following:
- the rng gene encoding ribonuclease G, with the translated sequence MNEEILINITPQETRVALIQQGAVQELQIERTRQRGIVGNIYLAKVARVLPGMQSAFIEIGLERTAFMHVADITQNNPQAQIEKLLFEGQTLLVQVLKDPLGTKGARLTTQLSIAGRNLVYLPPAGSDAATEKYIGVSQRIDQPEEREAIKSRLASLMADDEKGGIIVRTSAQDASDTELQHDMLYLRTTWDNIHAAMKHKPAPTLLYQDLSLAERVLRDVAGEETTQIRVDSAENFEKLKAFTTAYMPNLLGKLTLHRGERALFDLFDVDAEINKALGRRVDLKSGGYLMIDQTESMTTIDVNTGSYVGARNLDDTVFKTNLEAAQAIARQLRLRNLGGIIIIDFIDMAGKDHQESVLHELKRNLERDHARTSVSDFSALGLVEMTRKRTRESLAHITCEPCAICLGKGEIKTAQTICYEILREIVREHRQFNPKEFRIVAAPDVIDLFLEEENQFLAQLGDFIGKPITLQAEGSFRQEQYDIVLS